Within Citromicrobium bathyomarinum, the genomic segment CGCGCTCCAGCGCCTGCTGCACCTGCAACAGGCGTTGCTGGGTGCGGGCTGCGTCGCGCAGATCGCGGCCCAGCGCGAGGTGCCGCCCTTCGCTGAGGCTGACGAGCGCGTAGCGTACCGGCACATCGCCCTGGCTGGTCGGGTGGTTGACCTGCCGCCAGCGGCCAGCCTCGCCCTTGCGCGCGGCGGCGAGCATTTCCATCACCTTGGGACGGCTTTCGATGGTTACCGTTTCGAGCCAGTTCGCCCCGGCCCACTCGACCAGATCGGGAAACTCCCGCTCGTCTACCGACACGTCGAGGATATGACCGGTATCGTCGAGCACGAGCGCGATGTCACCCGCCGCAAGGGCCAGGCGTTGAGCGGAATCTGCGTCGAGCGCGCCGAAATGCTCGGCGGGATTGCCGAATTTGCGATCCGCGTCGGAGCGGTGCTTCTTGGTCAGCATCTGGTACTCGCCCCCTCATCAAGTGGGGTTAAGGACTAGTCCTGTCTTCGCGACCATCTGTTCGGCGAGCTCGAGTGCCGCAAAGGCATCGTTCGCCGTACCATCTGCACCAACCTCGTCTGCAATGTTCGGATTGGCGTTGACCATCCGCCCACCGATCATGATGCAGGTCTGTGGATTGGACGAAACCGTGCGGATCGCCCGGATCAGGGATTGGAGCGCGGAGCTAGGGCAATCGTTTGTCACGGTCAATCCCACCAGATCGAAGGGTTTCCGGGAAATCACGGAGAGCAGCTCGCGCCGCTGCGGATCGATCAGAGCTTCGCTTTCCCACCCTGCGCGAGCGAAGACTTCATCGATCATCAGTGCGCCGAATCCGTGCTGATCTCCAGGGATGGCGGAAAACAGTGCCCGTGCAGGGGCTTGCATGGCGCGCTCGACCGGCGGGGTGCGCGAGGCGATCTCGCGCATCACTTCCTGCAGGCGCCACAGGCCCATGGTGACCTCGACGAAATCGCATTCGTCCTCTTCCCACAACACTCCCAGCTTGCGGGCGGCAGGGGCGAGAAGGTCGAGGAAGATGGAACGGATATCCTGCCCGGCGCTCATCAGCGCTTCCACTTCGAGCAGAGCGCGGTCGGCCTCCCATTCGAGCAGATTGACCGCGAAGCTTTCCGCATCGTCGGGCGTGATCGGAGCGCGCTCCTCGACGATCGTTGCCGGGCGTTCGCGCGAATGCGCGAGCATCAGGCGCGGAATCATCTGATGCTCGACAATGTCGACCAGATCTCTGGTGTGGGCCTGTTCCGCTCGTCGTCTCGAGCCCCGGGGGCTCGGGATCATGCTGCGGAAGGCGGTGGAACCCTTGCCAAATACCGATGCCATTTCAGACTCTCCCCAGTCTGTTAGCGGCGCGGAGTGCGTCGACTCGGGCATACATTTGCGAGTGCCACTCGGCCCGGGCTGAGAGAAGCGTACGCCTTAAGTTGAAGAAGCGCAAATTCTCATCTGTCCAATCTACTTGTCGTCATGAGAGATTGACACTCTCGCGCAATGAGGCCTAGTCTTCATCGCGAGAGAGGAGGTCGTCGAAGCCAGTATGACGCACGACGGATCGCCAGAAGCAGCCCTGAAGACCGGCGTGATCACACGCCCGCAGGCCGCTGCGCTCTACACTCCGGAAGAGCGCGCGCGCCGCGACTCGAGTGTGTGGACGATCGTTCAGGGCGTCCTCGCCCCGGTGCAGTTCGCGATCTTTCTCATCAGTCTTGCGCTGGTGCTGCGCACGCTGGTGACGGGGGAGGGCGCGTTCGCCGCCGACCTTTCCATCCTCGCCAAGACTTTCGCGCTCTACGCGATCATGATCACCGGCTCGATCTGGGAGAAGGTCGTATTCGGCAAATGGCTGTTCGCGCGGCCCTTCTTCTGGGAAGACGTGTTCAGCATGGTCGTGATCGGCCTGCACACGGGCTATCTGGTGATGCTTTTCGGCGGGATCGGT encodes:
- a CDS encoding cobalamin B12-binding domain-containing protein, whose protein sequence is MPESTHSAPLTDWGESEMASVFGKGSTAFRSMIPSPRGSRRRAEQAHTRDLVDIVEHQMIPRLMLAHSRERPATIVEERAPITPDDAESFAVNLLEWEADRALLEVEALMSAGQDIRSIFLDLLAPAARKLGVLWEEDECDFVEVTMGLWRLQEVMREIASRTPPVERAMQAPARALFSAIPGDQHGFGALMIDEVFARAGWESEALIDPQRRELLSVISRKPFDLVGLTVTNDCPSSALQSLIRAIRTVSSNPQTCIMIGGRMVNANPNIADEVGADGTANDAFAALELAEQMVAKTGLVLNPT
- the bchF gene encoding 2-vinyl bacteriochlorophyllide hydratase, which translates into the protein MITRPQAAALYTPEERARRDSSVWTIVQGVLAPVQFAIFLISLALVLRTLVTGEGAFAADLSILAKTFALYAIMITGSIWEKVVFGKWLFARPFFWEDVFSMVVIGLHTGYLVMLFGGIGSVETRLLVALAGYAAYVINAGQFLLKLRAARLAGQPAAQPMAVPA